A stretch of Xenopus laevis strain J_2021 chromosome 8S, Xenopus_laevis_v10.1, whole genome shotgun sequence DNA encodes these proteins:
- the MGC86526 gene encoding MGC86526 protein precursor (The RefSeq protein has 3 substitutions compared to this genomic sequence): MEMRVLCLLLIAGSMAQEDMDRNVFFFSKKSDADYVVLTPMVAEPLNKLTVCSRSYTGGGTYTLLNVGTPELRISDMFVIYLTTSGYNQISPYFTTTIIANNSWVSMTAKADVLDWMHICMTWDSNTRVLQLWVNGKVYPRTVLQKGSSIDLHHSIVLGQKQRKTRASHTRNYVYQWDTGSLFQGEISDVHMWNEVLSPETIRKVLLNDREINGNVISWRSLNYTIIGDVIVQPKLQCRYGSESGSSYSQCSMD, encoded by the exons ATGGAGATGCGGGTCCTTTGCCTGTTGCTCATTGCTGGATCCATGGCACAAGAAG aCATGGACAGAAATGTCTTCTTCTTCTCAAAAAAGTCTGACGCTGATTATGTGGTTCTGACCCCAATGGTGGCTGagcctttaaataaactcacCGTTTGCTCGAGGAGCTACACAGGAGGCGGAACATATACCCTTCTTAACGTGGGCACACCAGAGTTACGGATCAGCGATATGTTTGTTATTTACCTAACCACATCTGGTTATAACCAAATATCACCATATTTTACTACTACTATCATTGCAAACAACTCATGGGTATCCATGACAGCAAAGGCAGATGTTCTGGACTGGATGCACATCTGTATGACCTTCGACTCTAACACTAGAGTTCTACAGCTTTGGGTTAATGGAAAAGTCTACCCTCGCACGGTCCTGCAGAAAGGCTCTTCTATTGATCTACATCACAGTATTGTCCTGGGTCAGAAACAGCGAAAAACAAGGGCCTCCAATACACGCAATTATGTGTATCAATGGGATACTGGCTCTCTCTTTCAAGGGGAAATAAGTGATGTCCATATGTGGAATGAGGTTTTATCTCCTGAGACCATAAGGAAGGTTCTGCTAAATGATAGGGATATAAACGGCAATGTCATTAGCTGGAGGTCTCTGAACTACACTATTATAGGAGATGTGATTGTCCAACCCAAACTCCAGTGTAGATATGGCagtgagtctggcagctcatacAGTCAGTGCTCTATGGATTAA